A part of Acidobacteriota bacterium genomic DNA contains:
- a CDS encoding dCTP deaminase, giving the protein MPIKADRWIRRMALEHGMIEPFVDDQVRAGVVSYGLSSYGYDIRVADEFKVFTNINNTVIDPKSFDPRSFVDIKSDVCIVPPNSFALARTIEYFRIPRDILTICLGKSTYARCGIIVNVTPFEPEWEGFVTLEISNTTPLPAKIYANEGIAQVLFLQSDEVCERSYGDKKGKYLKQSGVTLPKI; this is encoded by the coding sequence ATGCCGATCAAGGCCGACAGATGGATTCGCCGGATGGCGCTCGAGCACGGCATGATCGAGCCGTTCGTCGACGACCAGGTTCGCGCAGGTGTGGTCTCCTACGGGCTGTCGTCCTACGGCTACGACATCCGCGTCGCGGACGAGTTCAAGGTCTTCACGAACATCAACAACACCGTCATCGACCCGAAGAGCTTCGACCCGCGGTCGTTCGTGGACATCAAGTCGGACGTCTGCATCGTGCCGCCGAACTCCTTCGCGCTGGCCCGGACGATCGAGTACTTCCGGATCCCGCGCGACATCCTGACGATCTGCCTGGGCAAATCGACCTACGCGCGGTGCGGCATCATCGTGAACGTCACGCCCTTCGAGCCGGAATGGGAGGGCTTCGTCACGCTCGAGATCTCGAACACGACGCCGCTGCCGGCGAAGATCTACGCCAACGAGGGCATCGCGCAGGTGCTCTTCCTGCAGAGCGACGAGGTGTGCGAGCGGTCGTACGGCGACAAGAAGGGCAAGTACCTGAAACAGTCCGGCGTGACGCTGCCGAAGATCTGA
- a CDS encoding DUF2905 domain-containing protein, which translates to MGRALITVGVVLVVAGLLVQMGLPLGRLPGDIRIQRGNSTFYFPLMTCIVVSVVLSVIGMLLRR; encoded by the coding sequence ATGGGGCGCGCGCTGATAACCGTGGGCGTTGTCCTGGTGGTGGCCGGCCTGCTGGTGCAGATGGGCCTGCCGCTCGGCCGGCTGCCGGGCGACATCCGGATCCAGCGCGGCAATTCGACGTTCTACTTTCCTCTCATGACCTGCATCGTCGTCAGCGTGGTGCTGTCGGTGATCGGGATGCTGCTGCGGCGGTGA
- the ndk gene encoding nucleoside-diphosphate kinase, giving the protein MNTERTFAIIKPDAVRAQKAGQILARIEQAGFVVRGLRLTHLSKRDAEGFYAVHKARPFFGSLTDFMSSGPCIVMVLEASGAIQKWRALMGATDPAKADAGTLRKEFGTSIEFNATHGSDAPETAAFELGYFFRGMEL; this is encoded by the coding sequence CCTTCGCCATCATCAAGCCCGACGCCGTCCGCGCGCAGAAAGCGGGACAGATCCTCGCGCGCATCGAGCAGGCCGGCTTCGTCGTCCGGGGCCTGCGCCTCACACACCTGTCCAAGCGGGACGCCGAGGGCTTCTATGCCGTGCACAAGGCGCGGCCGTTCTTCGGCAGCCTGACGGATTTCATGTCGTCCGGGCCGTGCATCGTGATGGTGCTCGAGGCATCGGGCGCGATCCAGAAATGGCGGGCCCTGATGGGCGCGACGGATCCCGCGAAAGCCGACGCCGGCACGCTCCGGAAGGAGTTCGGCACGTCGATCGAGTTCAACGCGACGCATGGATCGGACGCGCCCGAGACGGCGGCGTTCGAGCTCGGGTACTTCTTCCGCGGCATGGAGCTCTGA